The genomic stretch ATCATGGACCAGGAACTGGCCTCGGAACTGGAAGTCCTGGCCACGGAAACCACCCGTTTGCTCAAGCGCGACCCGGCGACCCGGGACTTTTCCCGAGGCGAGATCCGCCAAGCCCTGCGGGAAATCGTGTCCCGTTTTCCAGTCTACCGAACCTATGTCGGCTCCAGGGGGCCTTCCGTCGAGGACGTCCGGGACCTGGACTGGGCCCTGGGCCTGGCAAGGCGGGCCCGGGCCGTGAGCCACCCCCGGCTCTTCGACGTGCTGGAGGCCCTGCTCAAGGCCTCCTGGCAAAAACGCACCAACGGCCGCCCCCGGGCCGACGTTCTGCGCCTGGCCCGCAAGTTCCAGCAGTTCACCGGACCGGCCATGGCCAAGGGCATGGAGGATACCACGTTCTACCGGGTCTTGCCGCTGATTTCCATGAATGAGGTAGGCATGGGGCCGAACCGAAGGATCAGCACGGCCGGAGATTTTCACCAGCAGATGCAGCGCCGTGTCGCGGACTGGCCCAAGGCCATGGTCACCACGGCCACCCACGACACCAAACGCAGTGAGGACGTCCGGTCCCGGATCGCGGTCCTTTCGGAACTGCCCAAGGCCTGGGCCGAACGGGTGGAACGCTGGCAGACCCTCAACCGCCGGGCCCGTCGCGAGTCCGCCCTCGGCCCTCTGCCCTCCAGCCGGGACGAGTACCTGTTCTACCAGACCCTGGTCGGTGTCTGGCCTCCGGAAGGACTCGGCCCGGACCTACCCGGAGCGGCGACTCTCTCCGCGTTGCAAGACCGATTACAAGCCTACATGGTCAAGGCGGCCCGGGAGGCCAAGATCAGCACCTCCTGGCTGAACCCGGACGAGGAATACGAACAGGCCCTGACCGACTTCACGGCCCAGGTCCTGGATTCCGGCCCGACGGCCGCACCGTTTTTGCGCGACGTCCAGGAGTTCGTGGCCAAACTGGCCGTGCCTGGCGCGTGCAACGCCCTGACCCAGACGATCCTGCGCCTGACCATGCCCGGAGCGCCGGACAACTACCAGGGTACGGAACTCTGGGACGACTCCCTGGTGGACCCGGACAATCGCCGTCCCTTGAACTTCACGGACAGATGGGATGGTTTACGGGAGTTTCAAGCCACGGAGGCCGAAGAAAATCAAATAGACTACGTAGCGTCGCTCAAGAGGACCTGGCACGACGGGCGTATCAAGCAGTACGTCCAATGGCGCCTGCTGACGCTGCGCCGCGCCCATCCGGAGCTGTTTCTGAACGGGAACTACGTCCCCCTGGAGGTTTCAGGGACCAGAGCGAACAACATCCTCGCCTTTGCCCGCATCCATCGGACCCATGGACGCCAGGCGGTCATCGCGGCCCTGCCCCGCCTCGTCGCGGACCTTTGCCCGCCGGACGGCGGATTTCCCACCGGTGAAGCCTGGTCGGCCACGACCATCGCCCTGAACACGGCCCTGCCCAAAGCCGGCAAGGAAGGACACTGGCGCAACCGTTTCACCGGACGGCCCCTCTCTCCCACGGACGGCGTGCTCACCGCGGCCGAACTCTTCGCCGACCTGCCCTGGGCGGTGTTGGTCTTCACGCGAACAGGCGGATAATCGCGGTTGACCAGCCTTCCCCTCGAAAAAAAAGCATCTACTCAGCACATTATGTTTCCGCTCTTGTTCCGGCAATCGGAATCGGGGTCGGGGTCGGAATCGGCATCGAAACAGGAAAAATATAGAACGCATCCCAGCGTTTTCGATCCCGATCCCGATTCCGATTCCGACCCCGACAGCAGCATAATTTTGTGCTGAATAGTTACAAAAAAAAGATTGATAGGACAGGCATGCTGCCTGTCCTGTTTCAATGTATCCGAAACGAAGGGAAGGTGGGTCAACGAATCAAAAGCTGATCCCGATCTCCGCGAACGGGCCGCTGATGTCCACGTCGGCCTTGAGGCCTTTTTCGTCGATGGAGATGGAGTCGTAACGGTACCCGCCGGCAAGAAAGAGGTGGTCCAGGGGATCGAAGCGCACCCGGCCGATGAGGCTGTAGAAATGGTTTCCGGCGTAGGTCACGCCGCGGGCCTCGGCCTCAAGGGCGAAGAAGTCCAGGGGCCGCAGGCTGGCTCCGGCGTAGAGCGTGGGTACGGGCAGAAGCAGGCTTTCGGACTCGGAAAGCCCGGCCTGCTCCTGACGGACCTCGATATCCACGTCCATCAGCCGCAGGTTCAGCCCCAAATCCACGTTGAACATGCCCAGGGTCGCCGCCTTCAGCCCCGGGATTCCGTAGAACAGGCTCACGTCGTACTGGTTCAGCCGCAGCTTGCCGTCGATGGGCGCATCCGCTGAAAAAGTCTGGTTCCCGAAGGTGAAGCTCCCTTTGGCCGTCCCCTTGCCCGAAAAGGTCGTCGGCGTGGCCATGAATCCGATATTGGGGAGGATCAGCGGGGTTTCCAGCCGAGCGCGGAAGAGCAGACCGGTCTTGTCGTCCAGTCCCAGGCTGCTTTCCAGGTCGAGCCGATCATGGCCCGTCTGGCCCTTGTAGGTCACGTCCCCGGAGGGGGACTGATGCCAGACGCCCACCGCCGCCTCGAACCCCGCGGCCCCGGCCCATCCGGGAAGAATTAGCACGATGCACGCCGCCAAAGCGGCCCAAAACTTGGTCACAGCAGCTTCTCCTCTGAAAGATTGATCAATTCCTGAAACGGAATGCACATCATGCCCATATTGCGCATGTCCTCGATATTGTTCGCCGCGATCCGCTCGGTCTGGGCGGAGCAGGCGTCCGTGGCCACGATCACCCGGTAGTCCCGGCCCAGGGCGTCCATGGCCGTAGCCCGGATGCAGTTGGGATACTGGGTTCCGGCTACGATCAGCGTCTCCGCTCGCAGACGACGCAACAGTAAATCCAGCTCCGTACCCAAAAACGCGCTGAAACGCTGTTTGGTCAACACGTAATCGCCGGAGCGCGGCATCAGCTCCGCCACGATCCGCGCCCCGGGCGTCCCGGCCACGCAGATGCCCACGCCGTTCTGAAACAGCTCTTGCCGGGTATATTCCACGTCGCTGCCGTCGGGCCGGTGTTCCCGAACCACGTGGATCACCGGCCAGGATCGCTTCCGGGCATGCTCCGCCAGCGCGGCGATGACTGGAATGGTCTCCCTGGCCCCGGCAACGGCGGCCAGGGCGTCGGGCAAAACGAAATCGTTCTGCATGTCCACGATCAACAGAGCGGGACTAAAAAAACCGGACACGGCGTCCTCCTATATCTCGTAATCCACCACGCTCCGGTCAACGACCACCTTCTTCACGAATTCCACGCAGCGCTGATGCTCCGGATGCTGTTGATAAACTTGAAGGGCGTCACGAGATTCCAGTTCGGAGTATAGAACAACCTGCCAGGCCGGAGAAGCCTGAAAGACATCCAGCCCGACCTCCAGGTGCAGCAGGCCCGGAATCTTGCCGTTCAGCGCCTCCAACATCTGCTTCATCTTCTTCCCGTTCTCCTCCGCCCCGGCCCCTTCGGCCTGGTCTTTCAACGTCCACATCACGATATGCTTAATCATTGGGTCTCTCCTCGATTCGGTTATGGGTTGTGAAATCTACTCCGCCTTGGGCGGATTCTTGTCAGCCGGGACGATCATCACGAAACGGGTTTCGGCTTCGGCCATCAATCGCTCTACCGCCAGGGCTTCCTCCGCTTGGAAGGTGGCTCGGAGTTCGGCCACGTAGCGGCCGACCAGCTCGCGGATATCCGTGAGTCCCTGTTCGGTGACGTCCCGGACGGCCACGTCCGCGCCGCTGGCCAGACGCCGTCGGATCGCGGCCTTGTCGAATCCGAATTCCGGGTAGAGGCATGGATAGACCACCCCGCCGGTCATGCCGGAGCAGATCCACGGTCCGGGGTCGCCGAGGATCACGGCCCGCCCGCCGGTCATGTATTCGAAGGCAAACCCTTTCAGGTGGGCGCGCACCGCCAGGTTGCCCTCTTCATCCCGGACCCTGGACGTGATCCGGGCTCCGAACACTGCGTCCGCGCCGGACATCCGAATGCAGGCCCGGGAGTCGGCGTAGTTCTGGACCATGAGCATCCCCCCGATGGCGCCGTAGGCGAAGCTCTTCCCCGTGGACCCGTCCACCCGGCGGCCCATCAGGTTCGCGCCCTTGAACACGCCGCAGGCCCCGCCAAAGCTGCTCTTGGCCGTGCCGTCCTGGGCCCCGCCATCCACCATCACTTCAATGCCCGGGATGTTGAAGGCGCACAGACCGTTGCCGGGTACCGACGAGTCCAGACGCAATCTGGCCCGGCGCTCCCCGGAATCACCGAACCGGCGGACCACGGCCCCGGCCAGGTAGGTGCCCATGGCCCGGTCCACGCTGCGCACGTGCTGATCCGTGTACCGGACCTCATGGGTCTGCTCGTCGGCGAACTCGGCCAGGGAGATGTCCGCCACCAGTTTGGTCAGGACGTTCAGCGGCTTGCGCACCATGCGCAGGGCTCCGGCGGGTCCGACGGCGCCGTCCATGGCCGGGCGGGCCAGGATGTCCGTCAGGGCCACGACGTCGAGGTGAGAGCTCTGGGCCAGAAAATCCGTGCGCCCGACCACGTCTCGAACCCGGCTGACGCCCAGGTCGGCCAGAATGGCCCGTATTTCCTCGCCGATACAGGTGAACAGCCGCACCAGGTTGCCGGTTTCCGCGGCCGCTTGCAGCGGAGTAAATCCCTTCACGCCGCGCTTTTCCGCGTCGGCCTTGGTCCGCAGCTGGGTGGAGATGCCCCGGGGGCAGGTGTCCAGGTGGCAGCGCTGGCAGCTGATGCAGCCCACGCCCATCAGAGCCGCGGTGCCCATGCCTACCCGGTCCGCGCCGAGGAAGATCACCTTCAGGGCATCCGCGCCGCTGCGCAACCCGCCGTCGGCCCACAGTTCCACGCCATCCCGCAGGCCAGACTCCACCAGTGCCCGATGAGCTTGACTCACCCCGATCTCCGCGGGCAGGCCGACATACTTCTTGCTGTGCTCCCGGGCCGCGCCCGTGCCCCCGTCGAAACCGGAGACCGTGACTATGTCCGCCCCGGCCTTGGCCACGCCCACGGCAATGGTGCCCACTCCGCTGGTCACCGGGATCTTCACCGAAACCCTGGCCATGGGGTTGGCGGTCTTCAGCTCGGTGATGATCTGGGCCAAATCCTCGATGGAATAGATGTCGTGATGATTGGAGGGGGAGATCAGGGCGATGCCCGGCTTGCAGTGCCGGGCCTGGGCCACCATGGCCGTGACCTTCTGGCCGGGCAGGTGCCCGCCCTCGCCGGGCTTGGCCCCCTGACCGATCTTGATTTCCAGAAAATCCACGGAATTGAGAAAAGCCATGTGCACGCCGAACCGGCCCGAGGCGATCTGCTGGCCCCGGTTGTGGCGGTATTTGCCGAGCATGTCCGGAATCTCCCCGCCCTCCCCGTTCATGCACACGATGTTCAGAATCCGGGCGGCCTCGGCGTAGCTCCGGAAGGAGTTCTCTCCCTGGGAGCCGAAGCTCATGGCCGGAATGACCAGGGGCATGGCATGACCGCCAATGGAGATGTCCACTTCGCTCATGGCCAGGGGCACGGCCTTGCTGGGCCGCGTAAAGCCCAGGACGTGCCGCAAGGCCACTGGACTCTCCTGTTCCAAAGCGGCCAGTTCCTGGGCCATCTCCCGAAATCCGGCCACCCCGGTGGCGGCCCGGCGCATCACCCGCCCGACCTTGGTGTTTCGGGCCGGGGTGCTCCAGAGTTGGGCCGAGGTTTCCCGAAGAGCCCTGTCCAGCCGGACATGGGCGATTTTTTCCAGCCGGGACAAGGACAGGCCGACATCCGGAGACTGGCAGAAGTTGGCGCACTTGAAGATTTTCGCCAGATCCTCGGCCAGGCCGATGGAGGAAAAAATCCGACCATAGCCGCACAGTTCATGGATGCCCATGGTGGACATGACCTTTTCCATGCCCTTCTGAAGCACGTCCATGGTGGTCCGGATCACGGTCTCGGCCGACCGGCTCTCCGTGGCGTGCTCCCGGGCCATACGCCAGATCATGTACGGATTAATCGCATCCGCCCCCAGTCCAAGCAGGAACATCACATCGTGCAGGTTGCGCACGGCAGCGCTGCGCACGACCAATGAACAGCGCCGCCGCAGTCGGTGTTTTTCCAGATAATTGCCGATCACGGCCAGGGCCAGGCCTGGATCGACATATACCAGTCCGTCGGAAAACGTCCTTGAATCGTCCAGAACCAGCAGCACGGCCCCGGCGTCGATGGCGGCCCTGGCCTCCAAACATAAATCGGTAAGACGCCGCTCCAGGCGGCCTTGGCCGTTGCCAGCAGGTCCGCTGCCTGGCCCGCTGTCTGGATCGTCGGTTTTAGCTTCGAACACCGCATCTAGGACGGCCACCCGGCCCGGGTCCCGACCCTGCCCCGAAAAAAAAGAAAGCACGGAGTCCATGGTCTGGGTGCCGAACTCCGCGGCCAACTGGGACAGAGCCGATCCGCAGACCCGGCCATCCAGGCAACCGCCCAGCAGCAGCGGCGTTCGCAGTTCCAGCCCCACGGCCCCGGACCGCTCCCTGTTGTCAATCTCCGGCCGGTCGCCGAGAATGCAGCGGGTGGTGAAATGGTCGGCCTCCCGCTCCCGGTCAATGGCCGGATTGGTGACCACGGCCACATTTTCCTTGAAAAACTCGGAAATGTTGGGCAACCCTTCCGGGCTCAGGCAGGCCAGCGGCCCCTGGTAGCCCATGGAGCCGATCAGCGCCCCGCCAATAATGGTCGCCGTTTTCTTGCGCATCTCCACATCGTACTTGTGCCAGCCCAGGGCCGCCAGCACGTTTTCCCGCACCATTTCGCCCGGCGACATCCGCGACCGACCGTCGTCGAGCAGGTTTTCCAAACCAAAAGCTCCCTCCGGCTGCTCCGGGACAGTTTGATACAACGTGCCGATCCGCTCCCGCAAACCGCTGCGGCCTTGCATCAGCCGAACCAGTTGGCGCTGAAAAGCCCGGTAGTTGAACACCACTGCCCGCCTACCGGTCAGGGACAGGATGGCCATTTTCTCCCCGGGAGCCAGGGGCACGGGGTCCGTGGCCGTGTCCTCCAAATCCACCACGCCCTTTTCCGAGGACAGATAATAGTTGTAGTCGCTCTCGCCGAACCACAACGGACGCAGCCCCAGGGCGTCCACGCTGCCGATGCAGACGTCCCCGTGCCGGGCGATGACCGCGGCCGGTCCCTGGGCCGATGGCGGGAAGAACCAGCGGTAAGTTTGATAGACCTTGCGCAGGTCCTCGGGATAATGCTCCACCTCACTGTGCACCGCCGGGAAGACCATGGCAAAGGCTTCGGTGAGTTCCAGTCCGTAACGGTGGATCAAGCCCTCGACGGCCCGATTCAGGTCCTGGGAATCGCTGCCCCCGGGCACGGGCTCGATGCCCAGATTACGCGACGCCCCGCGCAGCCGCTCAATGGTATTGATCTCGCCGTTGTGGGCCAGGATGGAAAATGGCTGGGTGCGCTCCACCGTGGGCAGGGTGTTGGTGGAATAACGACTGTGACCCAGGCAGATCTTGGACCGGGTGGCCGGATCGCGCAGCTCCGGATAGACCCGTTGCAGCAAATCCGGCCCGCCCCGGACCTTGTAGACCACGCTGTCCTGGGACAACGAAGCCACGTGCAGGTCCGGTTCCAGATCTTCCAGCTCCACCATCACCTTGAACAGCAATCGCCCGGAGTCAATGCGCACGTCCTGGCGGACCAGCCCGGCCACCTGCCAGAACAGCGGCGTCTCAACCCGGGCCATGGGCCCCAGCTCGTCGTCGTTGGTCCGTCCCCGCAACTCCAGAACAATATCCAGCCCCCGCAGGGCAAAGGTCTTGCGAACCGTGTCCAGAACGTCGTCGGCCCGCTCGCGGATCCGTCGGGGCAGGAGCAGATGGCCCACGAAAAACCCACTGGATTCGGCTAGATGGGGCGACAAGCCGGCTTCCAGGAGTCGGTGGCTCCACAGTTCCCGCGGCACGTCGGTCATGATCCCGCACCCGTCGCCCTCATCGTTGATGTCCCCGGATCGATGGGCCATCTTTTTCAAGGCCTCGATAGTTCGGACGATGTTGGCATGTGTCACGCGGCCGCGTTTGTCCACGAAGGCGATAATCGCGCAGGCGTCGCGCTCTTCGCAAATCGGTCGGCTGGAAGTGGTACTGCGGGATGGGATGAGCTTTGACACGAGGTCCTCCGTCTTGACATTGCGGAAATAGTGGGTTGGCGAAGAATCGACGTCCGTCGGCAAAGCTATGGCGGCGTCCTCGGCATCATTAGCCGACCGGGTGAAAGAAATCAAAAACTTCACGCGCTAAATCGCTCGGTTCAACCGTTCTATTCAACCGCTCGGTTCAGGCAATCAGTTTAGACGTTCAGTTCAGAAGTTCAATCCGGGCGCTCCACCAGATGCTTCCAATACCGCCGGGGCATGAAGCGGCGCTGCAAGGCTGGGTTACGACGTTCGGGCACGGCCAGGGACTGAACATATTCCCGCCAGAGATCCTGGAACGCGATTTCACGTTGGCTGAGCAGGGCGTCAACGTTGTCCGGAACCCCGACCACCGGGTGCAGGGTCTGACCGTCCCAGGCCACGGCCAGCCCGCGGCGTAGGTCGTGGATCACCCAGTTCTCACGGGGAAAGCGGCGTTGAAAATGGGGCGTCACGAACGGCAACACATTGTGGTCCGGCTCGAAGCGGGCGTACAGGGTTCCGTCTTGCAATTCCATGAACCGCAGCAGGCCGGTGACGCGGTGCGCCTCCTTGCCGACCTTGGCCTTCCAGTCCACCACCCGGCGCACGGCGGCGTTGGTCCGCATTCCCAGAACGTTTCTACCGGCCCGCAGCGTCAAGCGCGCGAACTCGTACAGCGGTTGTTCGGTGTCCTTAACCTCGGCCAGAAACACGTACATCACGTGTTGAACCGTTCCCTCTCCACCCGCTTGGCGCAAACGCTCTAGGAATTGAGCGGCCGTCTGGGCATGAACCGGAACCGGCGTCGGCGGCCACAACCTCGGCCGACCCCCAACCCCAACCTGAAAACCGCACCGCTCCAGCCCTTCCCCATCCGCCGCGGCAAAGGCGCACAGCAGCCCGTCAAAGCTGTTGTCGTAGGAGAAGATGCGTAGGGTTTGCTGCACAGGGAAAAAGTCCTTGTCAGAAAGTTCACCGCTTCCTAGATTCACGTCATGCAGACGCTTGAATATAAAAACTACATGGCTCGAGTCGACTTCGACGCCCGCGACAACATTCTGGTTGGCCGCATCACCGAAATTGAAGATATGGTGAGCTTCCACGCATCCACAACTGAAGAACTGAACGTGGCCTTTGTGGAAGCGGTTGAGGATTACCTTTCGACATGCAAGGCAATGGGCAAGCCGCCTAGTAGAACCATGTCCGATAAGGTAACTATCTGAAAAAACATCTTACCAAAGCGACAACTGCTTCATCCTCGGCGCACCAGGCTTTTCCAGGCCGCGGAGCACGTTTTCGGCCCGGGCCGGATTCCAGGTTTCGCTTTGCCAGAATTTGCCGCTGGCCGTGACGAAGAAGCGGGCTCGTTTCATGACCACGCCGAGCTTTTTGAGGTCTTCGGGATGCAGGGGGCCGAAGCGGCGGGCCGCGATGATTCTTCGGGCCGAACGGACCCCGATGCCGGGGATGCGCAGGAGCTGCTCCAGAAGAGCCCGGTTAACCTCCACGGGAAACAGGTCCGGATGGCGCAGGGCCCAGGCGGCCTTGGGATCGAGTTGCTCGTCCAGCCATTCGTGCTGGTCGTCGAAAAGCTCCGCGCTCCGAAAGCCGTAATACCGCAACAGCCAGTCCGCCTGGTACAAACGGTGCTCCCGGAGCAACGGCGGCGCGCTCAGGGCGGGCAGGCGATTATCCCGGCTGACCGGAACGTAGCCGCTGTAGTAGACCCGTTGCAGCCCGAACCGCCCGTACAGGGCCTCGGCCAGCCGCAAAATCTGCCGGTCCGGTTCCGGACTGGCTCCCACGATAAGCTGCGTGCTTTGCCCGGCGGGAGCGAACACCGGGCCTTTCGCGGTCCGGGCCGGAAGCCCCCGCCGGTCGTGCGTCGCTTCGCCGATCAGCTCGCTGATCCTGAGCATTGGCAGCAGCACTCCGTCCCGGGTCTTTTGGGGTGCCAGGCTGCGCAGGGAGGCCTCGGAGGGCAGCTCGATGTTCACGCTCAGCCTGTCCGCGACCAGACCGGCCCGCTGGATCAGTTCCGGCGCCGAGCCGGGGATGACCTTCAGATGGATGTACCCGCCAAAGCCATGCATGCGACGCAGATCTTCGGCCACCCGGACCATCCGCTCCATGGTCCAGTCCGGATTGCGGCAGACCGCGGAACTCAGAAACAAGCCCTCGATGTAATTTCGCCGATAAAAGTTCAGGGTCAGGTCCACGAGTTGGCCGACCGTGAACGTGGTCCGGGGCAGATCGTTGTCCCCGCGATTGACGCAGTACGCGCAATTGTACTCGCAGACGTTGGTATACAGAATCTTGAGCAGGGAAATGCACCGCCCGTCCGCGGCCCAACTGTGACAGATTCCGGAATGGGCCGGAGCGCCCAAGGTCGCCCCTTGGCGAACAGCCTTGGACCCACTGGAGGAACAGGATACGTCGTAGCGGGCCGACTCGGCCAGGATGGCCACCTTGCGGACCAGGTCCGGTCGATGAATAAACGCCGGGACGCCGCGATTCGATTCCTTTCCGCTGCCCGCAATCAAACCGGAGACCTTCTCCATAGTCTTCCCCTTTGCCAGCTCATCCTTGTTCGACAACCGATCCAGAAGATTTCAACGGACAATCGCATGCCGGTCAATCTTGCCTCGTGGGACAAGATTGATTATAAAGAATGATTAAGGCATACGGCAGCCTCGGATTGAGACACATATCTTCTTCACACAGGAGGTTTATCGGAAAATGAAACGGATTGCATTGTTTTTAATCACCAACATCGCCATCCTCGTGGTCTTGAGCATCGTCCTTTCCTTGCTCGGCTTCACGGGCATTCTTGATGAAACGGGCAGGGGTCTGGACTATGGTAGCTTGCTGGTCTTCGCCGCTGTTTTCGGCTTCGGAGGTTCGTTCATCTCCCTGGCCATATCCAAATGGATGGCCAAGCGCCTGACCGGGGCCAAGGTCATCACCTCGCCGCGCAATCAGGCCGAGGCCTGGCTTGTGGAAACCGTGAAAAATCAGGCGGCCCGTGCCGGCATCGGCATGCCTGAAGTGGCCGTTTACGACTCCGACGCTCCCAATGCCTTTGCCACGGGCATGAGCAAGAACAACGCCCTGGTGGCGGTGAGCACCGGGCTGATGCGCTCCATGACCCAGGACGAGGTGGAAGCGGTTCTGGCCCACGAGGTCAGTCACGTGGCCAACGGGGACATGGTCACCCTGACTCTGATCCAGGGCGTGGTGAACACCTTCGTGATCTTCATCTCCCGAGTCGTGGGCTACTTCGTGGACCGGGTCATCCTCAAGAACGAGGAAGGTCTGGGGCTGGGTTTTTTCATTACCAGCATCGTGGCCCAGATCGTTTTCGGCATCCTGGCCAGCGTCGTGGTGCTCTACTTCAGCCGTGAACGGGAATACCGGGCCGACGCAGGCGGTGCCAAGCTGGCCGGACGGGAAAAAATGATCGCGGCCCTGGAAAAGCTGAAACGGGGTGCTCAGGAACCGCTTCCGGAGCAGATGTCCGCCTTCGGCATCAACGGCAAACCCGAAGGCCACGGCCTGAAGTTGCTGTTCATGACCCACCCGCCGCTGGATGATCGAATCGCCGCCCTGAGGCGACAAAATATTCAGTAGATCCGATCTCAGACGTACCAAGATGCAAGGACGTCATTCGCGCATGCAATGACAGCCTTGCCCCTGTCGCGACACCGCAAAGGCCCACATGCTCACCAATACCTTCTGCCATCTGCCCCGCATCGGCAACGTCACGGAACGAAAAATCTGGGAGGTCGGCATCCCGTCCTGGGAAGAAGCCCGGACCAACGGCGGGCGACATCCGAAACTGTTCTCCAAGGCCGCGCTGGAAACTTTGGAAGAATCAGAGGACCGGCTGGGTAACGGGGAAGTGGATTGGTTCGCCCAGCGTCTGCCACGGAATGAAACTTGGCGGCTGTGCTCACATTTCACGGACCGCGCGGCCTTCGTGGACATCGAGACCACCAGCGGACCGGGGCAAGTGCACATCACCACCATTGCCCTGTACGACGGCAAACGCCTGCGCACCTACGTCCACGGTCGGAACCTGGAAGCATTTTGCGACGATATCCGGGAATACTCCCTGCTGGTGACCTTCAACGGCCGTTGCTTCGACGCCCCGATCATCCAGCGCGAACTTCAGACTCCGCTACCCGAGGCTCATGTGGACCTGCGCTTCGTGTTGCGCTCCCTGGGGATGAAAGGCGGCCTGAAATCCTGCGAAAAACAGATGGGCTTGGGAAGGAACGACCTGGAAGGACTGGACGGATACTTCGCCGTGCTGCTCTGGCACGAATACCAGGCAACCGGCGATGAACGGGCCCTGCAAACCTTGCTGGCCTACAACGCAGCGGACGTGCTCTCCATGCCGGTCCTGCTGGCCCACGCCTACGAGGCCAAACTTCGGGAAACCCCGTTCTTCACCGCCTCGCCACCCCGCCCGGAAATCCCGAAAAACCCTCACCAAGCTTGCCCGGAAATCATCCAACGCATCCGCAAGCGCTTCGGCCTGCGGTTTCTGCCGAAAATGCGCTAGGGATATTGCTGTTACTGAATAACCGTTTGTGAATTGGATGGTGCAGGCATCCTGCCTGCACGGACAGGCAAGATGCCTGTCCCACCATTTTGACATGCCTTTCGCGGAGCATAAAGCGCGGGCGGGGCAAAAACGGTAAATTGAGATCAGCCAACTCCTTGGTAGATAACTATTCAATCACCCTGGACAGACAGACACCGGATGCCCGACCAACGGCCTACGAGACTTTACTGCCCGGCGGCACGGGGTCCGACGGCGCCAGCAGGCGCAGCCCCTCGGGAGCGTGGACGGCCAAGACCATGCCCTGGGACAGGGTGCCGCGCAGTTTGCGGGGTTTGAGGTTGGCCACCACCACGACTTGGCGACCGACTAGATTATCCGGGGACCAATGTTCGGCGATGCCGGCCACGATGCTCCGCGGCTCGGCCTCGCCCAGGTCCACGTGCAGCTGAAGCAACTTGTCCGCCCCTTGCACCGGTTCCGCCGAGACAACCGAGCCCACGCGCAGATCCAGGCGCTGAAAATCGGCGAATTCCAACAGCTCCGCGGTGTCGCTTTGTTGTTGAGCGATTATCGCGTCT from Desulfonatronum sp. SC1 encodes the following:
- the treY gene encoding malto-oligosyltrehalose synthase codes for the protein MNPLYAPTSFYRLQFHAGFTFAHAQRIVPYLRDLGVSHVYTSPILAARPGSTHGYDIVDHQSLNPELGGRKGFDALSAALREAGMGLVMDIVPNHMGIGRSDNQWWLDVLEWGRSSRFIHFFDIEWFPQTQGIHDQVLLPVLGDLYGAVLERGELRLRFDAQVGSFSVWYYEHRFPVCPSAYHRILTPCLEYAGEETAAHPEIRAALTESKRLRTTPRSGTRRKALRTRGETFKSTLARLSGDFPELRRALKYAEHLFSPENPDGRGLERLHKLLERQHYRPAFWRVAGHEINYRRFFQINDLAGLRVEEPEVFAAAHGLIRDLVAAGQVHGLRIDHIDGLYDPAGYLDRLQKLLKPQAASLGFVTGRFPVYVEKILEEHETLRGRWPVHGTTGYDALSEINAVQIDSGGLAELRAMYEAREGAGSADAHAEGVRAKRQIMDQELASELEVLATETTRLLKRDPATRDFSRGEIRQALREIVSRFPVYRTYVGSRGPSVEDVRDLDWALGLARRARAVSHPRLFDVLEALLKASWQKRTNGRPRADVLRLARKFQQFTGPAMAKGMEDTTFYRVLPLISMNEVGMGPNRRISTAGDFHQQMQRRVADWPKAMVTTATHDTKRSEDVRSRIAVLSELPKAWAERVERWQTLNRRARRESALGPLPSSRDEYLFYQTLVGVWPPEGLGPDLPGAATLSALQDRLQAYMVKAAREAKISTSWLNPDEEYEQALTDFTAQVLDSGPTAAPFLRDVQEFVAKLAVPGACNALTQTILRLTMPGAPDNYQGTELWDDSLVDPDNRRPLNFTDRWDGLREFQATEAEENQIDYVASLKRTWHDGRIKQYVQWRLLTLRRAHPELFLNGNYVPLEVSGTRANNILAFARIHRTHGRQAVIAALPRLVADLCPPDGGFPTGEAWSATTIALNTALPKAGKEGHWRNRFTGRPLSPTDGVLTAAELFADLPWAVLVFTRTGG
- a CDS encoding TIGR04219 family outer membrane beta-barrel protein translates to MTKFWAALAACIVLILPGWAGAAGFEAAVGVWHQSPSGDVTYKGQTGHDRLDLESSLGLDDKTGLLFRARLETPLILPNIGFMATPTTFSGKGTAKGSFTFGNQTFSADAPIDGKLRLNQYDVSLFYGIPGLKAATLGMFNVDLGLNLRLMDVDIEVRQEQAGLSESESLLLPVPTLYAGASLRPLDFFALEAEARGVTYAGNHFYSLIGRVRFDPLDHLFLAGGYRYDSISIDEKGLKADVDISGPFAEIGISF
- a CDS encoding cysteine hydrolase family protein, producing the protein MSGFFSPALLIVDMQNDFVLPDALAAVAGARETIPVIAALAEHARKRSWPVIHVVREHRPDGSDVEYTRQELFQNGVGICVAGTPGARIVAELMPRSGDYVLTKQRFSAFLGTELDLLLRRLRAETLIVAGTQYPNCIRATAMDALGRDYRVIVATDACSAQTERIAANNIEDMRNMGMMCIPFQELINLSEEKLL
- a CDS encoding Dabb family protein, with translation MIKHIVMWTLKDQAEGAGAEENGKKMKQMLEALNGKIPGLLHLEVGLDVFQASPAWQVVLYSELESRDALQVYQQHPEHQRCVEFVKKVVVDRSVVDYEI